The following proteins come from a genomic window of Macaca fascicularis isolate 582-1 chromosome 8, T2T-MFA8v1.1:
- the FABP9 gene encoding fatty acid-binding protein 9 — protein sequence MMVEPFLGTWKLVSSENFEDYMKELGVNFAARSMAGLVKPTVTISVDGKTMTIRTESSFQNTKISFKLGEEFDETTADNRKVKSTITLENGSMIHVQKWLGKETTIKRKIVDEKMVVECKMNNIVSTRIYEKV from the exons ATGATGGTCGAGCCCTTCTTGGGAACCTGGAAGCTGGTCTCCAGTGAAAACTTTGAGGATTACATGAAAGAACTGG GAGTGAATTTTGCAGCCCGGAGCATGGCAGGGTTAGTGAAGCCGACAGTAACTATTAGTGTTGATGGGAAAACGATGACCATAAGAACGGAAAGTTCTTTCCAGAACACTAAGATCTCCTTCAAGCTGGGGGAAGAATTTGACGAAACCACAGCAGACAACCGGAAAGTAAAG AGCACCATAACATTAGAGAATGGCTCAATGATTCATGTCCAAAAATGGCTTGGCAAAGAGAcaacaatcaaaagaaaaattgtggATGAAAAAATGGTAGTG gaatgtaaaatgaataATATTGTCAGCACCAGAATCTACGAAAAGGTGTGA